Proteins found in one Salvelinus alpinus chromosome 11, SLU_Salpinus.1, whole genome shotgun sequence genomic segment:
- the LOC139534444 gene encoding tetratricopeptide repeat protein 5-like isoform X1, whose product MRPKAGDFLQQTWLEANQGLCFQCSFLEFFFQQPLGKMAEVDKDGDPAAEKDYLQILKELVDELYNFRDHYFETHSVEDAGRKQSDVAKEMEKTLTKLREKEESYKHRAEFLLLRGRCLGVAPEFSTTAEECLSRAVKLEPGLVEGWNILGEQYWKKGDLTTAKTCFTGALQQSKNKVSLRSLSMVLRQLPGSDEQGKRVLESVDMARQAVQLDVTDGTSWYILGNAYISLFFTCGQNPQMSQQALSAYAQAEKVDRTETSNPDLHFNRATLFQYEEMFGSALGGYCRAAALDPAWKEPPERERQLLEYLEKLTALTENKGKVKARRLRTMLSNLSTSALGPCSSPQFRSPAGRVGSLEPRNLSALTHGHNTGVAALGKVVFSLASEGRMAFTFGMVDSEETCCVIMVYNTADSWGVLIGDSVVIPEPQVKRHSVAHNNQTFDFRSIRVDSPLLLIVNGKRQNVQAQTAASVSYKPQSE is encoded by the exons ATGCGACCCAAAGCtggagactttcttcagcaaacatggctggaagcaaat CAGGGGCTGTGTTTTCAATGTAGTTTTCTCGAATTCTTCTTCCAACAACCATTGGGAAAGATGGCGGAAGTGGATAAGGATGGTGATCCTGCGGCTGAGAAAGATTACTTACAGATCTTAAAG gaaCTAGTGGATGAGTTGTATAATTTTCGGGATCATTACTTTGAGACTCACAGTGTGGAGGATGCAGGGAGGAAACAGAGTGATGTGGCAAAGGAGATGGAGAAGACTCTAACGAAGCTTAGGGAGAAAGAAG aGTCGTATAAGCACAGAGCTGAGTTCCTGCTTCTGCGGGGCCGCTGCCTGGGGGTGGCTCCAGAGTTTAGCACCACCGCCGAGGAGTGCCTGTCCAGGGCCGTGAAGCTGGAACCTGGGCTGGTGGAGGGCTGGAATATCCTGGGGGAGCAGTACTGGAAGAAAGGAGACCTGACCACCGCCAAGACCTGCTTCACTGGAGCCCTGCAGCAG agtAAGAACAAGGTGTCTCTGCGCagtctgtccatggtgctgaggCAGCTACCGGGCAGTGATGAGCAGGGGAAGAGGGTCCTGGAGAGTGTGGACATGGCCAGGCAGGCTGTACAGCTGGACGTCACAGACGGCACCTCCTGGT ACATCCTAGGAAACGCCTACATCTCCCTGTTCTTCACCTGCGGACAGAATCCACAGATGTCTCAACAGGCTCTGAGTGCCTACGCACAGGCC GAGAAAGTGGACCGGACAGAAACCTCCAACCCTGATCTACACTTCAACAGAGCCACG CTGTTCCAGTATGAGGAGATGTTTGGGTCTGCGCTGGGGGGGTACTGCCGGGCTGCGGCACTGGACCCCGCGTGGAAAGAGcctccagagagggagaggcagctgCTGGAATACTTGGAGAAACTCACAGCACTCACAGAGAACAAG GGGAAGGTGAAGGCCCGGCGCCTGCGGACAATGCTCTCCAACCTCAGCACGTCGGCCCTGGGGCCGTGCTCCTCCCCTCAGTTCCGCTCCCCCGCAGGCCGCGTTGGGAGCCTGGAGCCCCGCAACCTGTCTGCCCTGACACACGGCCACAACACTGGGGTGGCTGCCCTGGGCAAGGTGGTGTTCAGCCTGGCCTCCGAGGGACGCATGGCCTT tacgTTTGGCATGGTGGACAGTGAGGAGACCTGCTGCGTGATCATGGTTTATAACACAGCAGACAGTTGGGGTGTTCTGATTGGCGACTCAGTGGTCATCCCAGAGCCCCAGGTCAAACGCCACAGTGTAGCCCACAACAAccag ACGTTTGACTTCCGCAGTATACGAGTggactctcctctactcctcatcGTCAATGGCAAGAGACAGAATGTCCAGGCTCAGACTGCAGCCTCCGTCAGTTACAAGCCCCAGAGTGAATGA
- the LOC139534443 gene encoding sal-like protein 2 isoform X1 has protein sequence MSRRKQKRPQQLVNSDPGGTRLLSHDDQLSAKSPSMSLGSELTSSGSSSSSPTSLEGRQPPLAPRPSPGGLHAPSLPSESSPPPHWPSHIAPYTTSLPNTHSSLSPDFPHSSLSSQTQSLPLNLNQTSGHPLSHQAHSHATMTSPQMGSSATITTSSLSSSSSSLPRRESTSPGHQNGSSPLVPGLGQIQVPPTLAVLLEELRVLQQRQIHQMQMTEEICRHVLRLGGAIYTQDTSQAGSGEKNQIPTAGSPSPPHHPCSAPVPSSASPLLAGLPSLLPQLTVSKPSLSSHTNGSRVPNSSTSPSSSSSTTWSSSIASSMHPLSLGLPPHYLHEKSSNTSPFGHNNGVSFPTLPLPTSSHSQDHLLQSSSSLGSLSSAGRPQHACKFCGKVLSSDSSLQIHLRSHTGERPYHCPVCLSRFTTRGNLKAHFLRHREQNPELSLSLLPPALEQPSPAPVAATTGQRRRKRRAEDEEPPFGGVKGMTEGMALGFLSGASPRPPPSSIPMPPSMDMALLSTAHSLLQLNRASAAAGSASGSVLPPSSSSSMGGQFKVAKQQRFDENTPPHSALHPGSPYSQLAHFPKILFPGGPSPHHLALLRPPGTHPSTSHLTSPHTQLPFPPYPKLPTSSPSSSSTTSFTQTSDTSKLQRLVQKLEKQPQGGGQFSSCGPADGSSNGDTHGHDLTTSSSAYRREMMAALGLGPNPNTEAMVSSRGQGLPVSTNPALAPNQCGVCLRVLSCTRALSLHQATHLGERPFPCKLCGRSFSTKGSLRAHLATHRARPPNARTQNSCPLCPRKFTNALVLQHHIRMHLGGQIPPGGEGEEGTDMTQEDLGQMTTASPSKPSSLQGLHPLALKLTSSISNPDSLVSSLDFGGPATKQSQAADPSPPIEGECEPSPSTGSISPPLTHNPSPEDPMLLGERSESDSGPSAASLEDLQDSPADLSNASPISLPKTSLTSSLPASVGNGEEEEENIPLALCVSRPALDTDGSRSGGLINGSGSTTVNQTNFPDGLIPSPESDSTPKSPATLNPSPTLTPPASPKAASEPAQSPSITPPEPSPERETDPLEGASESTASRDTSSVEGPEREKQTPSSTEESDRAPEEPEASQLATPASTPSKPYSCTLCGKAYASRSGLKGHMKTHPMLTNVPTGTPPPATLTNDNETTEDPSSVSANGKEDEK, from the exons ATGTCACGCCGGAAGCAGAAACGACCCCAGCAGCTCGTTAACTCGGACCCGGGGGGCACGCGGTTACTATCGCACG aTGACCAGCTGTCAGCAAAGTCACCGTCCATGTCTCTGGGCTCAGAACTGACCTCATCTGGGTCCTCCTCGTCCTCCCCCACCTCGCTCGAAGGCCGACAGCCCCCCCTGGCCCCTCGGCCGTCCCCCGGGGGTCTCCACGCGCCCTCCCTCCCCAGCGAAAGCTCTCCGCCCCCCCACTGGCCCAGCCACATCGCCCCCTACACCACCTCTCTCCCCAACAcccactcatccctctctccagactTCCCTCACTCCTCTTTATCCTCCCAGACCCAATCCCTGCCACTCAACCTCAATCAGACATCGGGCCACCCCCTCTCCCATCAGGCCCACTCCCACGCCACTATGACCTCACCACAGATGGGCAGCTCTGCCACCATCACTacctcctccttgtcctcctcctcgtctAGCCTCCCCCGCCGGGAGAGCACCAGTCCTGGGCATCAGAATGGCTCCAGCCCCCTGGTGCCAGGGCTAGGCCAGATCCAGGTGCCACCGACCCTGGCTGTGCTCCTGGAGgagctgagggtgctgcagcagagGCAGATCCACCAGATGCAGATGACTGAGGAGATCTGTAGGCATGTTCTCCGGTTAGGTGGGGCCATCTATACCCAAGACACCTCCCAGGCTGGTAGTGGAGAGAAGAACCAAATACCTACAGCAGGATCCCCCTCCCCACCACATCATCCCTGCTCTGCCCCTGTCCCATCCTCGGCCTCCCCTCTCCTGGCcggcctcccctccctcctcccccagctCACTGTGTCCAAGCCCAGCCTCTCCTCTCACACTAATGGGAGCAGAGTCCCAAACTCCTCTACCTCGCCCTCATCCTCGTCCTCCACCACTTGGAGCTCCTCGATAGCCTCCTCCATGCATCCTCTGTCCCTGGGTCTCCCCCCGCACTATCTCCACGAGAAATCCTCCAACACCTCCCCCTTTGGCCACAACAACGGGGTCAGCTTCCCCACCCTGCCCCTCCCCACCTCCAGCCACTCCCAGGACCACCTGCTGCAGTCCAGCTCCTCCCTGGGGTCCTTGTCCTCAGCAGGACGTCCTCAGCATGCCTGTAAGTTTTGTGGGAAGGTCTTGAGCAGTGATTCCTCACTACAAATCCACCTGCGCTCCCACACGGGTGAGAGGCCCTACCATTGTCCCGTCTGCCTCAGTCGCTTCACCACCCGCGGGAACCTCAAAGCCCACTTCCTGCGTCACCGCGAGCAGAACCCTGAGCTGTCGCTCTCGCTCCTCCCCCCGGCTCTGGAGCAGCCCAGCCCTGCCCCCGTCGCCGCCACCACCGGCCAGAGACGTAGGAAGCGCCGGGCAGAAGACGAGGAGCCGCCGTTCGGAGGCGTGAAAGGAATGACGGAGGGAATGGCGCTCGGTTTCCTTTCCGGGGCGTCTCCACGCCCCCCCCCTTCCTCTATACCTATGCCACCCAGTATGGATATGGCACTGTTGTCCACGGCTCACTCCCTTTTACAGCTGAACAGGGCCTCTGCTGCAGCAGGCAGCGCCTCAGGTAGTGTGTTACCGCCATCATCCTCATCCTCCATGGGTGGCCAGTTCAAAGTGGCGAAGCAGCAGAGGTTTGATGAGAACACCCCTCCACACTCCGCCCTCCACCCAGGCTCCCCCTACTCCCAGCTGGCCCACTTCCCCAAAATCCTCTTCCCCGGGGGACCCTCGCCCCACCACCTCGCCCTCCTCCGTCCCCCGGGGacccacccctctacctcccATCTCACCTCCCCCCACACCCAGCTTCCCTTCCCTCCCTATCCTAAACTCCCcacgtcctccccttcctcctcctccaccacctccttcaCCCAAACCTCCGACACCTCCAAGTTGCAGCGACTGGTCCAGAAGCTGGAGAAGCAGCCCCAGGGCGGGGGCCAGTTTTCCTCCTGCGGCCCAGCAGACGGCTCCTCAAACGGGGACACCCACGGCCACGACCTGACCACAAGCTCCAGCGCCTACCGCAGGGAGATGATGGCAGCCCTGGGCCTTGGCCCCAACCCCAACACTGAGGCCATGGTGAGCAGCCGGGGACAGGGTCTCCCTGTATCCACCAATCCCGCCCTGGCCCCTAACCAGTGTGGGGTGTGCCTGCGGGTGCTCTCCTGCACCAGGGCCCTGAGTCTCCACCAGGCCACCCACCTGGGCGAACGCCCCTTCCCCTGTAAGCTGTGTGGACGATCCTTCTCCACTAAAGGAAGCCTGAGGGCCCACCTCGCCACCCACCGTGCCCGCCCGCCCAACGCCCGCACCCAGAACTCCTGCCCGCTGTGCCCACGCAAGTTCACCAATGCCCTGGTGCTGCAGCACCACATCCGCATGCACCTGGGGGGCCAGATACCCccagggggagaaggggaggaaggTACAGATATGACCCAAGAAGATCTGGGCCAAATGACCACAGCCTCTCCATCCAAACCCTCCAGCCTCCAAGGCCTGCACCCCCTGGCTTTAAAACTGACCAGCTCCATCTCTAACCCTGACTCGCTGGTCAGCAGCTTAGACTTCGGAGGTCCGGCAACCAAGCAATCCCAGGCAGCTGACCCGAGCCCCCCTATAGAGGGGGAGTGTGAACCCTCGCCCTCCACGGGCAGCATTAGCCCACCTCTGACCCATAATCCCTCCCCAGAAGACCCCATGCTCCTGGGGGAAAGATCTGAGTCAGACTCCGGCCCGTCTGCAGCCTCTCTGGAAGACTTGCAAGACTCCCCAGCTGACCTTTCGAACGCCAGCCCAATAAGTCTACCCAAGACATCCTTGACCAGCTCCTTGCCAGCCTCAGTGGGGAatggtgaggaagaggaggaaaacaTCCCTCTTGCCCTCTGTGTCTCTAGACCAGCATTGGATACTGATGGTAGTAGGTCAGGAGGGCTCATCAATGGTTCTGGCTCAACCACAGTGAACCAGACCAACTTTCCAGATGGACTCATCCCCAGTCCTGAATCTGATTCCACCCCGAAATCCCCTGCCACCCTCAACCCCTCACCCACGCTCACCCCTCCTGCCAGCCCTAAAGCAGCTTCAGAGCCAGCCCAGTCCCCCAGTATCACCCCACCGGAGCCCAGTCCTGAACGGGAGACAGACCCACTTGAAGGGGCGAGTGAGAGCACAGCATCCAGAGATACCTCATCGGTCGAGGGgcctgagagagagaagcagacccCTAGCTCCACGGAGGAGAGTGACAGGGCTCCAGAGGAACCAGAGGCCTCCCAGCTAGCCACCCCAGCCTCAACGCCCTCCAAACCCTACTCCTGCACCCTGTGTGGGAAGGCATACGCCAGTCGCAGTGGATTAAAG GGACACATGAAGACACACCCTATGTTGACCAACGTTCCCACCGGGACTCCTCCTCCCGCCACCCTGACCAATGACAATGAAACTACGGAGGATCCGAGTTCGGTCTCAGCAAATGGAAAGGAGGATGAAAAGTAA
- the LOC139534444 gene encoding tetratricopeptide repeat protein 5-like isoform X2 gives MRPKAGDFLQQTWLEANGLCFQCSFLEFFFQQPLGKMAEVDKDGDPAAEKDYLQILKELVDELYNFRDHYFETHSVEDAGRKQSDVAKEMEKTLTKLREKEESYKHRAEFLLLRGRCLGVAPEFSTTAEECLSRAVKLEPGLVEGWNILGEQYWKKGDLTTAKTCFTGALQQSKNKVSLRSLSMVLRQLPGSDEQGKRVLESVDMARQAVQLDVTDGTSWYILGNAYISLFFTCGQNPQMSQQALSAYAQAEKVDRTETSNPDLHFNRATLFQYEEMFGSALGGYCRAAALDPAWKEPPERERQLLEYLEKLTALTENKGKVKARRLRTMLSNLSTSALGPCSSPQFRSPAGRVGSLEPRNLSALTHGHNTGVAALGKVVFSLASEGRMAFTFGMVDSEETCCVIMVYNTADSWGVLIGDSVVIPEPQVKRHSVAHNNQTFDFRSIRVDSPLLLIVNGKRQNVQAQTAASVSYKPQSE, from the exons ATGCGACCCAAAGCtggagactttcttcagcaaacatggctggaagcaaat GGGCTGTGTTTTCAATGTAGTTTTCTCGAATTCTTCTTCCAACAACCATTGGGAAAGATGGCGGAAGTGGATAAGGATGGTGATCCTGCGGCTGAGAAAGATTACTTACAGATCTTAAAG gaaCTAGTGGATGAGTTGTATAATTTTCGGGATCATTACTTTGAGACTCACAGTGTGGAGGATGCAGGGAGGAAACAGAGTGATGTGGCAAAGGAGATGGAGAAGACTCTAACGAAGCTTAGGGAGAAAGAAG aGTCGTATAAGCACAGAGCTGAGTTCCTGCTTCTGCGGGGCCGCTGCCTGGGGGTGGCTCCAGAGTTTAGCACCACCGCCGAGGAGTGCCTGTCCAGGGCCGTGAAGCTGGAACCTGGGCTGGTGGAGGGCTGGAATATCCTGGGGGAGCAGTACTGGAAGAAAGGAGACCTGACCACCGCCAAGACCTGCTTCACTGGAGCCCTGCAGCAG agtAAGAACAAGGTGTCTCTGCGCagtctgtccatggtgctgaggCAGCTACCGGGCAGTGATGAGCAGGGGAAGAGGGTCCTGGAGAGTGTGGACATGGCCAGGCAGGCTGTACAGCTGGACGTCACAGACGGCACCTCCTGGT ACATCCTAGGAAACGCCTACATCTCCCTGTTCTTCACCTGCGGACAGAATCCACAGATGTCTCAACAGGCTCTGAGTGCCTACGCACAGGCC GAGAAAGTGGACCGGACAGAAACCTCCAACCCTGATCTACACTTCAACAGAGCCACG CTGTTCCAGTATGAGGAGATGTTTGGGTCTGCGCTGGGGGGGTACTGCCGGGCTGCGGCACTGGACCCCGCGTGGAAAGAGcctccagagagggagaggcagctgCTGGAATACTTGGAGAAACTCACAGCACTCACAGAGAACAAG GGGAAGGTGAAGGCCCGGCGCCTGCGGACAATGCTCTCCAACCTCAGCACGTCGGCCCTGGGGCCGTGCTCCTCCCCTCAGTTCCGCTCCCCCGCAGGCCGCGTTGGGAGCCTGGAGCCCCGCAACCTGTCTGCCCTGACACACGGCCACAACACTGGGGTGGCTGCCCTGGGCAAGGTGGTGTTCAGCCTGGCCTCCGAGGGACGCATGGCCTT tacgTTTGGCATGGTGGACAGTGAGGAGACCTGCTGCGTGATCATGGTTTATAACACAGCAGACAGTTGGGGTGTTCTGATTGGCGACTCAGTGGTCATCCCAGAGCCCCAGGTCAAACGCCACAGTGTAGCCCACAACAAccag ACGTTTGACTTCCGCAGTATACGAGTggactctcctctactcctcatcGTCAATGGCAAGAGACAGAATGTCCAGGCTCAGACTGCAGCCTCCGTCAGTTACAAGCCCCAGAGTGAATGA
- the LOC139534445 gene encoding E3 ubiquitin-protein ligase CCNB1IP1: protein MSMCDDNLLCNYPKCRAKLCGFAWVTACSHAFCDQHGSGEFSRSPAICPACSSALSGKLDIVRTELSPSEEYKAMVLAGLRPETVLDISARALAFWTYQVHQERMFQEYSLSRAEGQVKQMEKVLTQQNQSRELELNAMRGEITSLKKVMEEYKRKYSEVSERLMERNRQYQKLQGLYDSLRLRNMVVGDREAPRQPGPPEFNTGVVRQPSPRGSPHFLGMGPEGDSRLFSSLEPDAGAKTFFQFSSPARDRGRALLKKY from the exons ATGTCTATGTGCGATGACAATCTGCTCTGCAACTACCCAAAGTGTCGGGCGAAACTGTGTGGGTTCGCCTGGGTCACAGCTTGCTCTCACGCCTTCTGTGACCAACATGGATCCGGAGAGTTCAGCCGCTCCCCGGCAATATGCCCGGCCTGCTCCTCTGCACTCTCGGGGAAGCTGGACATCGTGCGCACTGAGCTGTCGCCATCTGAGGAGTACAAGGCCATGGTGTTGGCGGGACTGAGGCCAGAGACAGTGCTGGACATAAGCGCCCGTGCCCTGGCTTTCTGGACTTACCAG gtgCACCAGGAGCGTATGTTCCAGGAGTACAGTCTGTCCCGGGCCGAGGGTCAGGTGAAACAGATGGAGAAGGTGCTGACCCAGCAGAACCAGAGCAGAGAGCTGGAGCTCAATGCCATGAGAGGGGAGATCACCTCACTGAAGAAG GTGATGGAGGAGTACAAGAGGAagtacagtgaagtgtcagagcGTCTGATGGAGAGGAACAGACAGTACCAGAAGCTACAGGGGCTCTATGACTCGCTGAGGCTTCGCAACATGGTGGTGGGGGACAGAGAGGCACCACGCCAGCCAGGACCCCCGGAGTTCAACACAG GGGTGGTCAGGCAGCCCTCTCCCCGGGGGAGTCCTCACTTCCTGGGCATGGGCCCTGAGGGGGACAGCCGCCTTTTCTCCTCCCTGGAGCCCGATGCTGGAGCCAAGACCTTCTTCCAGTTCAGCTCTCCTGCCAGAGACAGGGGCCGGGCCTTACTCAAGAAATACTGA
- the LOC139534443 gene encoding sal-like protein 2 isoform X2 has protein sequence MSLGSELTSSGSSSSSPTSLEGRQPPLAPRPSPGGLHAPSLPSESSPPPHWPSHIAPYTTSLPNTHSSLSPDFPHSSLSSQTQSLPLNLNQTSGHPLSHQAHSHATMTSPQMGSSATITTSSLSSSSSSLPRRESTSPGHQNGSSPLVPGLGQIQVPPTLAVLLEELRVLQQRQIHQMQMTEEICRHVLRLGGAIYTQDTSQAGSGEKNQIPTAGSPSPPHHPCSAPVPSSASPLLAGLPSLLPQLTVSKPSLSSHTNGSRVPNSSTSPSSSSSTTWSSSIASSMHPLSLGLPPHYLHEKSSNTSPFGHNNGVSFPTLPLPTSSHSQDHLLQSSSSLGSLSSAGRPQHACKFCGKVLSSDSSLQIHLRSHTGERPYHCPVCLSRFTTRGNLKAHFLRHREQNPELSLSLLPPALEQPSPAPVAATTGQRRRKRRAEDEEPPFGGVKGMTEGMALGFLSGASPRPPPSSIPMPPSMDMALLSTAHSLLQLNRASAAAGSASGSVLPPSSSSSMGGQFKVAKQQRFDENTPPHSALHPGSPYSQLAHFPKILFPGGPSPHHLALLRPPGTHPSTSHLTSPHTQLPFPPYPKLPTSSPSSSSTTSFTQTSDTSKLQRLVQKLEKQPQGGGQFSSCGPADGSSNGDTHGHDLTTSSSAYRREMMAALGLGPNPNTEAMVSSRGQGLPVSTNPALAPNQCGVCLRVLSCTRALSLHQATHLGERPFPCKLCGRSFSTKGSLRAHLATHRARPPNARTQNSCPLCPRKFTNALVLQHHIRMHLGGQIPPGGEGEEGTDMTQEDLGQMTTASPSKPSSLQGLHPLALKLTSSISNPDSLVSSLDFGGPATKQSQAADPSPPIEGECEPSPSTGSISPPLTHNPSPEDPMLLGERSESDSGPSAASLEDLQDSPADLSNASPISLPKTSLTSSLPASVGNGEEEEENIPLALCVSRPALDTDGSRSGGLINGSGSTTVNQTNFPDGLIPSPESDSTPKSPATLNPSPTLTPPASPKAASEPAQSPSITPPEPSPERETDPLEGASESTASRDTSSVEGPEREKQTPSSTEESDRAPEEPEASQLATPASTPSKPYSCTLCGKAYASRSGLKGHMKTHPMLTNVPTGTPPPATLTNDNETTEDPSSVSANGKEDEK, from the exons ATGTCTCTGGGCTCAGAACTGACCTCATCTGGGTCCTCCTCGTCCTCCCCCACCTCGCTCGAAGGCCGACAGCCCCCCCTGGCCCCTCGGCCGTCCCCCGGGGGTCTCCACGCGCCCTCCCTCCCCAGCGAAAGCTCTCCGCCCCCCCACTGGCCCAGCCACATCGCCCCCTACACCACCTCTCTCCCCAACAcccactcatccctctctccagactTCCCTCACTCCTCTTTATCCTCCCAGACCCAATCCCTGCCACTCAACCTCAATCAGACATCGGGCCACCCCCTCTCCCATCAGGCCCACTCCCACGCCACTATGACCTCACCACAGATGGGCAGCTCTGCCACCATCACTacctcctccttgtcctcctcctcgtctAGCCTCCCCCGCCGGGAGAGCACCAGTCCTGGGCATCAGAATGGCTCCAGCCCCCTGGTGCCAGGGCTAGGCCAGATCCAGGTGCCACCGACCCTGGCTGTGCTCCTGGAGgagctgagggtgctgcagcagagGCAGATCCACCAGATGCAGATGACTGAGGAGATCTGTAGGCATGTTCTCCGGTTAGGTGGGGCCATCTATACCCAAGACACCTCCCAGGCTGGTAGTGGAGAGAAGAACCAAATACCTACAGCAGGATCCCCCTCCCCACCACATCATCCCTGCTCTGCCCCTGTCCCATCCTCGGCCTCCCCTCTCCTGGCcggcctcccctccctcctcccccagctCACTGTGTCCAAGCCCAGCCTCTCCTCTCACACTAATGGGAGCAGAGTCCCAAACTCCTCTACCTCGCCCTCATCCTCGTCCTCCACCACTTGGAGCTCCTCGATAGCCTCCTCCATGCATCCTCTGTCCCTGGGTCTCCCCCCGCACTATCTCCACGAGAAATCCTCCAACACCTCCCCCTTTGGCCACAACAACGGGGTCAGCTTCCCCACCCTGCCCCTCCCCACCTCCAGCCACTCCCAGGACCACCTGCTGCAGTCCAGCTCCTCCCTGGGGTCCTTGTCCTCAGCAGGACGTCCTCAGCATGCCTGTAAGTTTTGTGGGAAGGTCTTGAGCAGTGATTCCTCACTACAAATCCACCTGCGCTCCCACACGGGTGAGAGGCCCTACCATTGTCCCGTCTGCCTCAGTCGCTTCACCACCCGCGGGAACCTCAAAGCCCACTTCCTGCGTCACCGCGAGCAGAACCCTGAGCTGTCGCTCTCGCTCCTCCCCCCGGCTCTGGAGCAGCCCAGCCCTGCCCCCGTCGCCGCCACCACCGGCCAGAGACGTAGGAAGCGCCGGGCAGAAGACGAGGAGCCGCCGTTCGGAGGCGTGAAAGGAATGACGGAGGGAATGGCGCTCGGTTTCCTTTCCGGGGCGTCTCCACGCCCCCCCCCTTCCTCTATACCTATGCCACCCAGTATGGATATGGCACTGTTGTCCACGGCTCACTCCCTTTTACAGCTGAACAGGGCCTCTGCTGCAGCAGGCAGCGCCTCAGGTAGTGTGTTACCGCCATCATCCTCATCCTCCATGGGTGGCCAGTTCAAAGTGGCGAAGCAGCAGAGGTTTGATGAGAACACCCCTCCACACTCCGCCCTCCACCCAGGCTCCCCCTACTCCCAGCTGGCCCACTTCCCCAAAATCCTCTTCCCCGGGGGACCCTCGCCCCACCACCTCGCCCTCCTCCGTCCCCCGGGGacccacccctctacctcccATCTCACCTCCCCCCACACCCAGCTTCCCTTCCCTCCCTATCCTAAACTCCCcacgtcctccccttcctcctcctccaccacctccttcaCCCAAACCTCCGACACCTCCAAGTTGCAGCGACTGGTCCAGAAGCTGGAGAAGCAGCCCCAGGGCGGGGGCCAGTTTTCCTCCTGCGGCCCAGCAGACGGCTCCTCAAACGGGGACACCCACGGCCACGACCTGACCACAAGCTCCAGCGCCTACCGCAGGGAGATGATGGCAGCCCTGGGCCTTGGCCCCAACCCCAACACTGAGGCCATGGTGAGCAGCCGGGGACAGGGTCTCCCTGTATCCACCAATCCCGCCCTGGCCCCTAACCAGTGTGGGGTGTGCCTGCGGGTGCTCTCCTGCACCAGGGCCCTGAGTCTCCACCAGGCCACCCACCTGGGCGAACGCCCCTTCCCCTGTAAGCTGTGTGGACGATCCTTCTCCACTAAAGGAAGCCTGAGGGCCCACCTCGCCACCCACCGTGCCCGCCCGCCCAACGCCCGCACCCAGAACTCCTGCCCGCTGTGCCCACGCAAGTTCACCAATGCCCTGGTGCTGCAGCACCACATCCGCATGCACCTGGGGGGCCAGATACCCccagggggagaaggggaggaaggTACAGATATGACCCAAGAAGATCTGGGCCAAATGACCACAGCCTCTCCATCCAAACCCTCCAGCCTCCAAGGCCTGCACCCCCTGGCTTTAAAACTGACCAGCTCCATCTCTAACCCTGACTCGCTGGTCAGCAGCTTAGACTTCGGAGGTCCGGCAACCAAGCAATCCCAGGCAGCTGACCCGAGCCCCCCTATAGAGGGGGAGTGTGAACCCTCGCCCTCCACGGGCAGCATTAGCCCACCTCTGACCCATAATCCCTCCCCAGAAGACCCCATGCTCCTGGGGGAAAGATCTGAGTCAGACTCCGGCCCGTCTGCAGCCTCTCTGGAAGACTTGCAAGACTCCCCAGCTGACCTTTCGAACGCCAGCCCAATAAGTCTACCCAAGACATCCTTGACCAGCTCCTTGCCAGCCTCAGTGGGGAatggtgaggaagaggaggaaaacaTCCCTCTTGCCCTCTGTGTCTCTAGACCAGCATTGGATACTGATGGTAGTAGGTCAGGAGGGCTCATCAATGGTTCTGGCTCAACCACAGTGAACCAGACCAACTTTCCAGATGGACTCATCCCCAGTCCTGAATCTGATTCCACCCCGAAATCCCCTGCCACCCTCAACCCCTCACCCACGCTCACCCCTCCTGCCAGCCCTAAAGCAGCTTCAGAGCCAGCCCAGTCCCCCAGTATCACCCCACCGGAGCCCAGTCCTGAACGGGAGACAGACCCACTTGAAGGGGCGAGTGAGAGCACAGCATCCAGAGATACCTCATCGGTCGAGGGgcctgagagagagaagcagacccCTAGCTCCACGGAGGAGAGTGACAGGGCTCCAGAGGAACCAGAGGCCTCCCAGCTAGCCACCCCAGCCTCAACGCCCTCCAAACCCTACTCCTGCACCCTGTGTGGGAAGGCATACGCCAGTCGCAGTGGATTAAAG GGACACATGAAGACACACCCTATGTTGACCAACGTTCCCACCGGGACTCCTCCTCCCGCCACCCTGACCAATGACAATGAAACTACGGAGGATCCGAGTTCGGTCTCAGCAAATGGAAAGGAGGATGAAAAGTAA